A region of the Variovorax sp. 54 genome:
TGGGCCCGAGCGGTGCGGACGACCTGATTCAGGGCACCGACTTCGCGCAGATCGACGCGGGCAAGCTGCGCGCGGTGACGGGCTTCCTCGACAAGGTGCCCGTGGGCGCCTGAGGGTTGAATCAGTCGCCCGTCGGCCGACCGCGCCAGAGCTTGCGGTAGACCGTGGCGCGGCTGATGCCCAGCGTGCGCGCTGCCTCGGCCACATTGCCGCGTGCATCGTTCACTGCCTTGCGGATCAGCGCGGTTTCCACGTCGCGCAGGCGGGGGCGGCCATCGGTTGCGGCACCGGGCACACCCGGCACGTCGCCGTGCTCGCTGCCGCCGCGCTGGGCCCGCACCTGCACCCGCAGGCCCGACCACAGCGGCACCTCGAGCGTCGCGTCGCCGCGCCGGGCGGCGTCGAACATCATGTGCAGCGGCAGCGCGAACAGGTCGTTGAAATGCAGGCCGCCCGGATGGCAGGCCAGCGGCTGGTGCAGCATTTGCCGCGCCGCCGCGTTGGCGCCGGTGACGTGGCCGGCGGCGTCGATGCAAAGCAGGCCTTCGGTGGTCTCGCTGCTCGGGCAGCCGGGCCAGAGCAGCCGCAGCAGCAGCTCGCAGGGTTCGCGCTGCACCAGCAGGTTCTCGATGCTGCGCGCCGACATCGTGGCCAGGTGGCGCAGCTCGGGCCGCTCGACCACCTGCACGCCCGTGAGGTCGAGCATGCCGATGCAGTCGCCTCGCGGGCCGAAGAGCGGCGCGCCGGCGCAGCTGTACACGCTGGTGTCGTCAAAGAAGTGTTCACCCCGGTGCAGCCACACCGATTCCTGCTCGGCCAGCGCCGTGCCGATGGCGCTGGTGCCGATGGCGTTTTCGGACAGGTCGACGCCCACGCGCCCGATGTCGCGTGCGTAGCGGGCGGCGGGGTCGGTGCCGTCGGGCAGGGTGCCCACGTCAACCACGATGCCGCGCGCGTCGGTCAGGATGGCGAAATAGCGGGTGTCGGCAATGGCCCGCGAGAGCCGTTCGATCACCGGACGGGCCGCCGTGACCAGGGCACGGTTGCATTCCGTGACATCGCGGCTCGCGGTGCGGCTCACGGGGTCGAAGCTCACGCGCTGCTGGGGCCGGCGGCCGGCCTCGAGGCAGCGCTGCCACGAGCGGGTGATGCCCGGATCGACCCGCGCGGCGGCGCGCGGACGCGGACCGTCGCCTTCGATCAGCTCACGGCGCGCCTGCGCAATGGCCAACGAACGCTCGATGGGAGGCGGGGCGGCGGAAGCGGACATCATCATGAGGATTCTTCTTCGCGCGGGGAGGGCGGGCGGCTTTTCCGGGCTCGCCGGACGACAAGCTGTTTCATTTTGAGAATTTCCCGCGGTCTGTGCAAGTGTCAAGGGTTTTTGCCTAGGATAGTGCGAAAGCGTGGCATCCAAGATGACCCGCACCACCAGCCATCACCTTCCACGGAGACAGCCACATGCAGGTCGCTTTCAAGGTCAACGGCCGCCCGGTCACGGTCGACGCCCCACCGAACACCTTCCTTGTGCACGCGATCCGCGAGCACCTCCACCTCACCGGAACCCACGTCGGCTGCGACACCGCCCAGTGCGGCGCCTGCACGGTCCACCTGAACGGCCGCGCGGTCAAGTCGTGCAACATCCTGGTCGCGCAGGCGGCCGGTGCCGACGTCACCACCATCGAGGGCATTGCCGAAGCCGACGGCACCATGCACCCCATGCAGGCGGCCTTCAAGGAGTGCCATGGCCTGCAGTGCGGTTTCTGCACGCCGGGCATGGTCATGAGCGCCATCGACCTGTGCACCCACCACCCCAAATCGAGCGAATCGGAAATCCGCGAGCTGCTCGAGGGCAACCTGTGCCGTTGCACGGGCTACCAGAACATCGTGAAGGCCGTGAAGATGGGCGGCGAGGCCATGGCCTCGGGCACCCCGGTCAAGACCACCGTCGCAGCCTGAAAGGGAGCCGCATCATGGGTGCTTCCGACTTCTCCAACCTGCCGCACATCGGCGAGGCCCTGCGGCGCAAGGAAGACTATCGCTTCCTGACCGGCGCGGGCAACTACACCGACGACATCACGCTGGCCAACCAGAGCCATGCGGTCTTCGTGCGCTCGCCGCACGCCCACGCCGTCATCAAGTCGATCAACATCACCGAGGCCTCGAAGATGCCCGGCGTGGTCGGCATCTTCAGCGGCAAGGACATCGAGGGAAAGATGGGCGGGCTGCCCTGCGGCTGGCTCATCAACAACCCCGACGGCACCCCGATGAAGGAGCCGATGCACCCGATCCTCGCGATCAAGAAGGTGCGCTACGTGGGCGACCACGTCGCCATGGTGGTGGCCGAGACGGTCGAGCAGGCCAAGAACGCGGCCGAAGCCGTGGTGGTCGACTACGACGTGCTGCCCGCGCTGGTGAGCGTGGCCGACGCGGCCAAGAAGACCGGCAGCACCACGCTGCACGACGAAGCGCCCGACAACCAGTGCTACAAGTGGGTGCTCGGCGACAAGGCTGCGGTCGACAACGTGTTCACCACAGCGGCGCACGTCACGAAGCTCGACCTCGTCAACAACCGCCTGATTCCCAACCCGATCGAGCCGCGCGTGGCCATCGGCAGCTACAGCCGCGGCACCGACGACTACACGCTCTACGTGTCGAACCAGAACCCGCACGTCGAGCGCCTGCTGATGACGGCCTTTGTGCTGGGCCTGCCCGAGCACAAGGTGCGCGTGATCGCGCCCGACGTGGGCGGCGGCTTCGGCTCCAAGATCTTCCTGTACGCCGAAGACGTGTGCCTGACCTGGGCAGCGAAGCAGCTCAACCGCAACATTAAGTGGACGGCGGAACGCTCCGAGTGCTTCCTGTCGGATGCGCATGGCCGCGACCACGTGAGCCACGCCGAAATGGCGATGGACAGTCAAGGCAAGTTCCTCGCCATGCGCGTGCACACCGACGCCAACCTCGGCGCCTACCTGTCGACCTTCTCGACCGCGGTGCCGACCATCCTGTACGCCACGCTGCTGGCGGGCCAGTACACGACGCCGCAGATCTATGTCGAGGTCGATGCCTGGTTCACCAACACCTCGCCGGTCGATGCGTACCGCGGGGCCGGGCGGCCCGAAGCCACCTACCTGCTGGAACGCCTCGTGTCGCGCTGCGCCTGGGAAATGAACCTGGGCCAGGACGAGATCCGCAAGCGCAACTTCATCACCAGCTTCCCGTACCAGACGCCCGTGGCGCTGCAGTACGACACCGGCGACTTCCATGCCTGCATGGACAAGGCGCGGGTGCTGGCCGAGGTCGACGGTTATGCCGCGCGCAAGGCGGCGACCGAAGCCAGGGGCAAGCTGCGCGGCATGGGCTATTCGAGCTACATCGAGGCCTGCGGCATCGCGCCGTCGAACATCGCGGGCGCGCTCGGTGCGCGCGCGGGCCTGTTCGAATGCGGCGAGATCCGCGTGCACCCGACCGGCAGCGTGACGGTGTTCACCGGCTCGCACAGCCACGGCCAGGGCCATGAAACCACCTTCGCGCAGGTCGTGGCCGCGCGCCTGGGTATTCCGGTCGACAACGTCGACGTGGTGCACGGCGACACCGGCCGCGTGCCCTTCGGCATGGGCACGTATGGCTCGCGCTCCATCTCGGTGGGCGGCGCGGCCATCATGAAGGCGCTCGACAAGATCGAGACCAAGGCCAAGAAGATCGCCGCGCACCTGATGGAGGCGAGCGACGCCGACATCGAGTTCGCCAACGGCGAGTTCACGGTCAAGGGCACCGACAAGAAGATCCCGTTTGGTCAGGTGGCGCTCACGGCCTACGTGCCGCACAACTACCCGCTCGACAAGCTCGAGCCCGGCCTGAACGAAACGGCCTTTTACGACCCGACCAACTTCACCTTCCCGGGCGGCACCTACATCTGCGAGGTCGAGATCGACAAAGAGACCGGCGAAGTGAAGGTCGACCGCTTCACCGCGGTGGACGACTTCGGCACCATCATCAACCCGATGATCGTCGAGGGCCAGGTGCACGGCGGGCTGGTGCAGGGCATCGGCCAGGCGCTGCTTGAGAACTGCGTCTACGACAACGAAACCGGCCAGCTGCTCACCGGCAGC
Encoded here:
- a CDS encoding (2Fe-2S)-binding protein → MQVAFKVNGRPVTVDAPPNTFLVHAIREHLHLTGTHVGCDTAQCGACTVHLNGRAVKSCNILVAQAAGADVTTIEGIAEADGTMHPMQAAFKECHGLQCGFCTPGMVMSAIDLCTHHPKSSESEIRELLEGNLCRCTGYQNIVKAVKMGGEAMASGTPVKTTVAA
- a CDS encoding xanthine dehydrogenase family protein molybdopterin-binding subunit, which encodes MGASDFSNLPHIGEALRRKEDYRFLTGAGNYTDDITLANQSHAVFVRSPHAHAVIKSINITEASKMPGVVGIFSGKDIEGKMGGLPCGWLINNPDGTPMKEPMHPILAIKKVRYVGDHVAMVVAETVEQAKNAAEAVVVDYDVLPALVSVADAAKKTGSTTLHDEAPDNQCYKWVLGDKAAVDNVFTTAAHVTKLDLVNNRLIPNPIEPRVAIGSYSRGTDDYTLYVSNQNPHVERLLMTAFVLGLPEHKVRVIAPDVGGGFGSKIFLYAEDVCLTWAAKQLNRNIKWTAERSECFLSDAHGRDHVSHAEMAMDSQGKFLAMRVHTDANLGAYLSTFSTAVPTILYATLLAGQYTTPQIYVEVDAWFTNTSPVDAYRGAGRPEATYLLERLVSRCAWEMNLGQDEIRKRNFITSFPYQTPVALQYDTGDFHACMDKARVLAEVDGYAARKAATEARGKLRGMGYSSYIEACGIAPSNIAGALGARAGLFECGEIRVHPTGSVTVFTGSHSHGQGHETTFAQVVAARLGIPVDNVDVVHGDTGRVPFGMGTYGSRSISVGGAAIMKALDKIETKAKKIAAHLMEASDADIEFANGEFTVKGTDKKIPFGQVALTAYVPHNYPLDKLEPGLNETAFYDPTNFTFPGGTYICEVEIDKETGEVKVDRFTAVDDFGTIINPMIVEGQVHGGLVQGIGQALLENCVYDNETGQLLTGSFMDYAMPRAADFPQFKLDTVCTPCTHNPLGTKGCGEAGAIGSPPAVINAVLDALAPLGVKDFDMPASSSRVWEAMQAAAKP
- a CDS encoding helix-turn-helix domain-containing protein; this translates as MSASAAPPPIERSLAIAQARRELIEGDGPRPRAAARVDPGITRSWQRCLEAGRRPQQRVSFDPVSRTASRDVTECNRALVTAARPVIERLSRAIADTRYFAILTDARGIVVDVGTLPDGTDPAARYARDIGRVGVDLSENAIGTSAIGTALAEQESVWLHRGEHFFDDTSVYSCAGAPLFGPRGDCIGMLDLTGVQVVERPELRHLATMSARSIENLLVQREPCELLLRLLWPGCPSSETTEGLLCIDAAGHVTGANAAARQMLHQPLACHPGGLHFNDLFALPLHMMFDAARRGDATLEVPLWSGLRVQVRAQRGGSEHGDVPGVPGAATDGRPRLRDVETALIRKAVNDARGNVAEAARTLGISRATVYRKLWRGRPTGD